In Fusobacterium canifelinum, a genomic segment contains:
- a CDS encoding DUF6882 domain-containing protein, with the protein MTTWNEIFSANLGKIMAIQIACAEHVVKNRDWNVDFDRGIISFGNDEYPLQFLGSEATSSNTWLWAWENINEFDDKIISLAREIKAKGEKLNLEALTTAEIDISDELNGHTLSIVACGLADKNYCYYRAPHSGGAILVAIDGVDEKVFSSVSAKDFVDITIKCIQQFSLNHKIFVESFLKWNKTKYKLQGDTIIADFEKDGRLMIELEKIENNFRIKNISLNS; encoded by the coding sequence ATGACTACTTGGAATGAAATATTTTCAGCTAATTTAGGAAAAATAATGGCAATTCAAATTGCTTGTGCAGAACATGTGGTAAAAAATAGAGATTGGAATGTAGACTTTGATAGAGGAATTATATCTTTTGGTAATGATGAATATCCTTTACAATTTTTGGGTAGTGAAGCGACTTCTTCTAATACTTGGCTTTGGGCTTGGGAAAATATAAATGAATTTGATGATAAAATTATTTCTTTGGCAAGAGAGATAAAAGCTAAAGGAGAAAAATTAAATTTGGAAGCTTTAACTACTGCTGAAATAGATATTAGTGATGAATTAAATGGACATACCTTATCAATAGTTGCCTGTGGTCTTGCTGATAAAAATTACTGCTACTATCGTGCTCCTCATTCAGGTGGTGCTATTTTGGTTGCCATTGATGGAGTGGATGAAAAAGTATTTTCTTCTGTAAGTGCAAAAGATTTTGTAGATATTACTATTAAATGTATACAACAATTTTCTTTAAATCATAAAATATTTGTTGAAAGCTTTTTAAAATGGAATAAAACTAAATATAAATTGCAAGGTGATACAATTATTGCTGATTTTGAAAAAGATGGAAGATTAATGATTGAGCTTGAAAAAATAGAAAATAATTTTAGAATTAAGAATATTAGTTTAAACTCTTAA
- a CDS encoding tyrosine-type recombinase/integrase, giving the protein MEIKKIDEKELVISQRKKRTRDSKKTIFEIYKSEKTVKDYMFHLKDFLHFVYDGENDFSISEVIPLMQDIEKEDVEAYIVHLFEDRKLKKTSVNTILSALKSLYKELESNGLKNPVKYIKLFKVNRNIENVLKVSIDDIRKIIGLYKIDSEKKYRNITILYTLFYTGMRSKELLTLQFKHYLKREDEYFFKLVETKSGKDVYKPIHKSLVKKLEEYKKYLISMYSLDIKDLDEHYIFSTSILDNSPLSYRSLNAIIQDMGKLIGKDISPHNIRHAIATELSLSGADILEIRDFLGHSDTKVTEVYINARSILEKKVLEKLPEINLDEE; this is encoded by the coding sequence ATGGAAATAAAGAAAATAGATGAAAAAGAATTAGTCATTAGCCAAAGAAAAAAGAGAACTAGAGATAGTAAAAAAACTATATTTGAAATATATAAATCAGAAAAGACTGTTAAAGATTATATGTTTCATTTAAAAGATTTTCTTCATTTTGTTTATGATGGAGAGAATGATTTTTCTATTTCTGAAGTTATTCCATTGATGCAAGATATTGAAAAAGAAGATGTTGAGGCATATATTGTGCATTTATTTGAAGATAGAAAGTTAAAAAAGACTTCTGTAAATACTATTTTATCTGCATTAAAATCATTATATAAAGAGCTTGAAAGCAATGGTTTAAAAAATCCAGTTAAATATATAAAACTTTTTAAAGTGAATAGAAATATTGAAAATGTATTAAAAGTTTCTATTGATGATATAAGAAAAATTATTGGACTTTATAAAATAGATAGTGAAAAAAAATATAGAAATATTACAATATTATATACTCTTTTTTATACAGGAATGAGAAGTAAAGAGCTTTTGACACTTCAATTTAAACATTATTTAAAAAGAGAAGATGAATATTTCTTTAAATTAGTTGAAACAAAGAGTGGAAAAGATGTATATAAGCCTATACATAAATCATTAGTTAAAAAGCTAGAAGAATATAAAAAATACTTAATAAGCATGTATTCATTAGATATTAAAGACTTAGATGAACATTATATTTTTTCAACTTCTATTTTAGATAATTCGCCATTATCTTATCGTTCACTAAATGCAATTATACAAGATATGGGAAAATTGATAGGAAAAGATATTAGTCCTCATAATATAAGGCATGCAATAGCGACAGAACTTTCACTTAGTGGAGCAGATATATTGGAAATAAGAGACTTTTTAGGACATTCTGATACAAAAGTTACAGAAGTATATATAAATGCTAGATCAATTTTAGAGAAAAAAGTTTTAGAAAAACTTCCTGAAATAAATTTAGATGAAGAATAA
- a CDS encoding ABC transporter permease → MSFFDILKGSLATLKTNKLRTLLTMLGIIIGISSVIAMWAIGNGGRDSILGDLKKVGYGKFTVTIDYKNENFKYRDYFTLETVNMLKASNKFKAVAASIEDRFRILKDNKPYFAFGDVSTEDFEKISPVTVISGRNFLPFEYNSNERVITIDNMSAKKLFGDIKLALGQSLEISRDRKKAGHSYKIIGIFKSPYESFGKLFGNGDNFPVLFRMPYKAYAVSFNQDPDIFDTLIVEAKNGNEISEAMLEAKNILEFNKNTKNLYVTNAVSNDIESFDKILSTLSLFVTLAASISLLVGGIGVMNIMLVTVVERTKEIGIRKALGAKNRDILKQFLFESIILTVLGGFIGMVVGILFGLLTGAVIGIKPIFSLASIIVSLSISVVVGVIFGVSPARRAAKLNPIDALRTE, encoded by the coding sequence ATGAGTTTTTTTGATATATTAAAAGGAAGTTTAGCCACTTTAAAAACTAATAAATTACGAACTTTACTTACTATGCTTGGAATAATAATAGGTATATCTTCTGTTATTGCTATGTGGGCAATAGGGAATGGTGGCAGAGATAGTATCTTAGGTGATTTAAAAAAGGTTGGTTATGGTAAATTTACTGTAACTATTGACTATAAAAATGAAAATTTTAAGTATAGAGATTATTTTACTCTTGAAACTGTAAATATGTTAAAAGCTTCAAATAAATTTAAAGCTGTTGCTGCAAGCATAGAAGATAGATTTAGAATTTTAAAAGATAATAAACCCTATTTTGCTTTTGGTGATGTAAGTACAGAAGATTTTGAAAAAATATCTCCAGTTACTGTGATAAGTGGAAGGAATTTTTTACCTTTTGAATATAATTCAAATGAAAGAGTTATAACTATTGATAATATGTCTGCAAAAAAATTATTTGGTGATATAAAACTAGCCTTAGGTCAATCTCTTGAAATAAGTAGAGATAGAAAAAAAGCAGGACATTCATATAAAATAATTGGAATATTTAAAAGTCCTTATGAATCTTTTGGTAAACTATTTGGTAATGGAGATAATTTCCCTGTACTGTTTAGAATGCCATATAAAGCTTATGCAGTTTCATTTAACCAGGATCCAGACATTTTTGATACTTTAATTGTTGAAGCAAAAAATGGGAATGAAATAAGTGAAGCTATGTTAGAAGCAAAAAATATATTAGAATTTAATAAAAATACTAAAAACCTTTATGTTACAAATGCAGTTTCAAATGATATAGAATCTTTTGATAAAATTTTATCAACTCTTAGTTTATTTGTAACTTTAGCAGCTAGTATTTCATTACTTGTTGGAGGTATTGGAGTTATGAATATAATGCTTGTTACTGTTGTAGAAAGGACAAAAGAGATTGGAATTAGAAAAGCCTTAGGAGCTAAAAATAGAGATATATTAAAACAATTTTTATTTGAATCTATTATTTTAACAGTTCTTGGTGGGTTTATAGGTATGGTTGTAGGAATACTTTTTGGTTTACTTACAGGAGCAGTTATAGGAATAAAGCCAATATTTTCATTAGCTTCTATAATAGTTTCTTTAAGTATTTCAGTTGTGGTTGGAGTTATTTTTGGAGTGAGTCCTGCAAGAAGAGCTGCTAAACTAAATCCTATTGATGCATTGAGAACTGAATAA
- a CDS encoding tetratricopeptide repeat protein translates to MKKILIIIFITAIFVTGGIFGYKKIVADEREKKIIQMFNKDILDNFVENKKSVTERLKISNPEEADKIYNDYLKISQLIIENINTEHLDFLNNIYNKDSEYYFTEKDWETANKFLNNYDLEIFDLAETEVRIMEVPNYYYNIFKDYVTDDYREYLEITYKENEEPYFTDGSTLVPYDKIADRLLTWENFLKKYPNSDLAEIANEKCNIYRRIYILGSDNAPTREGGWENNELFYIPENNLKEFNRFIEKYSDSPTVELIKFYLENYKNKDVDTMLNEKIDKEFYLGGIENREKGNLFSKESNDLLEEFKKNKEEVINKLKTLSKEEANEIYEEYSVDNDKILEKINEIDVEMLDNVFYKDENIEKDKLDKQNKFLDSYGLEVVPIEDGFVLREKKKFYYNIFKNFVTDDYREYLKLRSEDVDYIDYSDSFDEYLRLIADKIVLYENFLEKYPDSNYKEAVNNIYQASRADYIVGLTSSETRESLMNGKANDAVKEFNRFIRKYPNSPTSDIIKYYLENYKEEDISILISKKLDKGFKGE, encoded by the coding sequence ATGAAAAAAATTTTAATTATTATATTTATAACAGCAATTTTTGTTACAGGTGGCATATTTGGCTATAAAAAAATTGTTGCTGATGAAAGAGAAAAGAAAATTATTCAAATGTTTAATAAAGATATTTTAGATAATTTTGTTGAAAATAAAAAATCTGTTACAGAAAGATTAAAAATTTCTAACCCAGAAGAAGCAGATAAAATCTATAATGATTATTTAAAAATTAGCCAACTTATAATAGAAAATATAAATACAGAGCATTTAGATTTTTTAAATAATATCTATAATAAAGATTCAGAATATTACTTTACAGAAAAAGATTGGGAAACTGCCAATAAATTTTTAAATAATTATGATTTAGAGATTTTTGATTTAGCTGAAACAGAGGTTAGAATAATGGAAGTCCCTAATTATTATTATAATATTTTTAAAGATTATGTAACTGATGATTATAGAGAATATTTAGAAATTACTTATAAGGAAAATGAAGAGCCTTATTTCACAGATGGAAGTACATTAGTTCCTTATGACAAAATAGCAGATAGACTACTAACTTGGGAAAATTTCTTAAAAAAATATCCTAATAGTGATTTAGCTGAGATAGCAAATGAAAAGTGTAATATTTATAGAAGAATATATATTTTAGGTTCAGATAATGCACCAACAAGAGAAGGTGGCTGGGAAAATAATGAGCTTTTCTATATACCAGAAAACAATTTAAAAGAATTTAATAGATTTATAGAAAAATATTCAGATAGCCCAACTGTTGAGCTTATAAAATTTTATTTAGAAAATTATAAAAATAAAGATGTTGATACAATGTTAAATGAAAAGATTGATAAAGAATTTTATTTAGGTGGTATAGAAAATAGAGAGAAGGGAAATTTATTTTCAAAAGAAAGCAATGATTTATTAGAAGAATTTAAAAAGAATAAGGAAGAAGTTATTAATAAACTAAAAACTTTAAGTAAAGAAGAAGCAAATGAAATCTATGAAGAATATTCAGTAGATAATGATAAAATTTTAGAAAAGATAAATGAAATTGATGTTGAAATGTTAGATAATGTATTCTATAAAGATGAAAATATAGAAAAAGATAAATTGGATAAACAAAATAAATTTTTAGATAGCTATGGACTAGAGGTTGTTCCAATTGAAGATGGATTTGTGCTAAGAGAGAAAAAGAAATTCTACTATAATATTTTTAAAAACTTTGTTACTGATGATTATAGAGAGTATTTAAAACTTCGTAGTGAAGATGTAGATTATATTGATTATTCAGACTCTTTTGATGAATATCTTAGATTGATAGCTGATAAAATTGTTCTTTATGAAAATTTTTTAGAAAAATATCCAGATAGTAATTATAAGGAAGCAGTAAATAATATTTATCAAGCATCTAGAGCTGACTATATTGTTGGACTAACTTCTTCTGAAACAAGGGAAAGTTTAATGAATGGAAAAGCTAATGACGCAGTAAAAGAATTTAATAGATTTATAAGAAAATATCCTAATAGCCCAACAAGTGATATTATAAAGTATTATTTAGAAAACTACAAAGAAGAAGATATTAGTATATTAATTTCAAAAAAACTTGATAAAGGTTTTAAGGGGGAATAA
- a CDS encoding glutathione reductase produces MNKVYNEIKNFFENPTNNMEKFFNSEAITWVDWREYDEDIISYFNGLLPQEDIVNVEIKEIKLGRGIDIILKKDNKTLTIPYEDDKTDRDITIKTLNDFLSPKYQIRVFMESVGDDTIAFTILNSDEWKGLENSVGKEKLDFFFTPVSELNRMFNMSIDEAIDISKKRQIEKEKILKND; encoded by the coding sequence ATGAATAAAGTTTATAATGAAATAAAGAATTTTTTTGAAAATCCTACCAATAATATGGAAAAATTTTTTAACAGTGAAGCTATTACTTGGGTTGATTGGAGAGAATATGATGAGGATATTATAAGTTATTTCAATGGCTTACTTCCTCAAGAAGATATTGTTAATGTTGAAATAAAAGAAATTAAATTAGGTAGGGGAATTGATATTATTTTAAAAAAAGATAATAAAACTTTAACAATTCCTTATGAAGATGATAAAACTGATAGAGATATTACTATTAAAACTTTGAATGATTTTCTTAGTCCTAAATATCAAATAAGAGTATTTATGGAAAGTGTTGGAGATGATACAATAGCATTTACAATTTTAAATAGTGATGAATGGAAAGGACTAGAAAATTCAGTTGGAAAGGAAAAATTAGATTTTTTCTTTACTCCTGTATCTGAGCTTAATAGAATGTTCAATATGTCTATAGATGAAGCAATCGATATTTCTAAAAAAAGACAAATTGAAAAAGAAAAAATCTTAAAAAATGATTAG
- a CDS encoding ISL3 family transposase: MISLSLSNFIKTILNIQDDNISFPEEEYYQVIQKGDHLIKLFKGFLKSDYCACPHCNSKNIVKNGSRIRKIKYIPIQNYNIELELNVQRHICKECKKTFSPSTNIVSDNSSISNNLKFAVALELQKNISLTSIAKRYNISISSVQKVMNNCYSDFKVNKKYLPRAICIDEFKSVKNIDGAMSFVFADYQSKSIIDIVEDRRLRSLTEYFSRFSLEARNNVKYICMDMYTPYISLVNSIFPNAKIVIDKFHIVNLVNRAFNQTRISIMNSIQDDSLKRKFKLFWKSLLKYYPDLCQVNYYCQSFKRKLSSKDKVDYLLEKSPELEANFNVYQDIIQAIRHNNFKRFESIVKKYLANKEKISKKMIIALRTLKKYMKYIKNMFESNITNGVIEGLNNKIKSIKRTAFGYSNFSNFKKRILIQAGIISISA, translated from the coding sequence GTGATTTCATTGTCTCTATCTAATTTTATCAAAACTATCTTAAATATTCAAGATGATAATATTTCTTTTCCAGAAGAAGAATATTACCAAGTTATTCAAAAAGGTGATCATCTAATTAAACTTTTTAAAGGATTTCTTAAGTCTGATTACTGCGCTTGTCCCCACTGTAATTCTAAAAATATTGTTAAAAATGGTTCAAGAATTCGTAAAATTAAATATATTCCTATTCAAAATTACAATATTGAACTTGAACTTAATGTACAAAGGCATATTTGCAAGGAATGTAAAAAAACTTTTTCACCTTCCACTAATATTGTTAGTGATAACTCTAGTATATCTAATAATCTTAAGTTTGCTGTTGCACTTGAGCTTCAAAAAAATATTTCTCTTACATCTATTGCTAAGAGGTACAATATTTCCATTTCTTCTGTGCAGAAAGTTATGAATAACTGCTACTCTGATTTTAAAGTTAATAAAAAATATCTACCTAGAGCTATTTGTATTGATGAATTTAAGTCTGTTAAAAATATTGATGGTGCTATGTCTTTTGTTTTTGCTGACTATCAAAGTAAAAGTATTATTGATATTGTAGAAGATAGAAGACTTCGCTCTCTTACAGAATATTTTTCAAGATTTTCTTTAGAGGCTAGAAATAATGTAAAATATATTTGCATGGATATGTATACTCCGTATATTAGTTTAGTTAATTCTATTTTTCCTAATGCAAAAATAGTGATAGATAAATTTCATATTGTTAATCTTGTTAATAGAGCATTCAATCAAACTAGAATATCTATTATGAATTCTATTCAGGATGACTCATTAAAAAGAAAATTTAAACTATTCTGGAAATCATTACTAAAATACTATCCTGATCTTTGTCAAGTAAACTATTACTGCCAAAGTTTTAAGCGCAAACTTAGTAGTAAAGATAAAGTAGATTATCTTTTAGAAAAAAGCCCCGAATTAGAAGCTAACTTTAATGTATATCAAGATATTATTCAAGCAATTAGGCATAATAACTTTAAAAGATTTGAAAGTATAGTTAAAAAATATTTAGCTAATAAAGAAAAGATTTCTAAGAAAATGATAATAGCACTAAGAACTTTAAAAAAATATATGAAGTATATTAAGAATATGTTTGAATCAAATATTACTAATGGAGTTATAGAAGGTTTAAATAATAAAATTAAGTCAATAAAAAGAACAGCATTTGGATATTCAAATTTTAGTAATTTTAAAAAGCGCATATTAATTCAAGCAGGGATTATATCAATTAGTGCTTAA
- a CDS encoding DUF6882 domain-containing protein: MKKIGLIILLIFSFLLLTNCNKDENKNPKIKFSDDTYKLFEKFAENKKEIMEKLKTLNKEEANRLYEKYVEDNENILYKIAQESEKFLESIYYGSAEEQFTEKDWNDTNKILNKYDLELWDVGEGMVMIRELPHLYYDIFKDYVTDDYKEYLKIWAKDDEELYQADAGLVISFEELGERIITWENFLNKFPNSILKPKVTALLNSYREDYILGMDNTPTRDGGYDNVPITIYEEAKKEYDRFMKKYPNSPTVELIKYFIENYKNENIHDLIKSKIFEKFEKDQSIDVISENLGKMIAIKGNYENFILADNNWIADLSEGYIYSGEKEYPIQIIGISSLKGDGSETWTWAWEYSDNFNEKILTFINNIRWIGRDLKLRVFYNSKLKLSDEVNANILSIIACGISGENLAFDNLNLVYTELQGTLYYAIKDLPNEVFSPVDLREFSDIVVSSIDVYTLNHKLFIESFLEWNKTKYKWQDNSIIADFGKDGELKIDFEKEGDKLVFKELNFNEVK, from the coding sequence ATGAAAAAAATTGGACTTATTATACTTTTAATATTTAGCTTTTTATTATTAACTAATTGTAATAAAGATGAAAATAAAAATCCCAAGATTAAATTTTCTGATGATACTTATAAATTATTTGAAAAATTTGCAGAAAATAAAAAAGAAATAATGGAAAAATTAAAGACTTTAAATAAGGAAGAAGCTAATAGACTTTATGAAAAATATGTAGAAGATAATGAGAATATTTTATATAAAATAGCTCAAGAATCAGAAAAATTTTTAGAAAGTATTTATTATGGTTCAGCAGAGGAACAGTTTACAGAAAAAGATTGGAATGATACTAATAAAATTTTAAATAAATATGACCTAGAACTTTGGGATGTAGGAGAGGGAATGGTTATGATTAGAGAGCTACCTCATTTATATTATGATATATTTAAGGATTATGTAACTGATGACTATAAAGAATATCTAAAAATTTGGGCAAAAGATGATGAAGAATTGTATCAAGCAGATGCAGGTTTAGTAATTTCGTTTGAGGAACTTGGAGAAAGAATAATAACTTGGGAAAATTTTTTAAATAAATTTCCTAATAGTATATTAAAGCCAAAAGTAACTGCCTTATTAAATTCATATAGAGAAGACTATATTTTAGGTATGGATAATACACCAACAAGAGATGGTGGTTATGACAATGTTCCTATTACAATTTATGAAGAAGCTAAAAAAGAATATGATAGATTTATGAAAAAATATCCTAATAGTCCAACTGTGGAACTTATTAAATATTTTATTGAAAACTATAAGAATGAAAATATACATGACCTTATTAAAAGTAAAATATTTGAAAAATTTGAGAAAGATCAAAGTATAGATGTTATATCAGAAAATTTAGGTAAGATGATAGCAATAAAAGGAAATTATGAAAATTTTATTTTAGCAGATAATAACTGGATTGCTGATTTATCAGAGGGATATATTTATTCTGGTGAGAAGGAATATCCTATACAAATTATAGGAATTTCTTCACTAAAAGGAGATGGAAGTGAAACTTGGACTTGGGCTTGGGAATATTCTGATAATTTTAATGAAAAAATTCTTACATTTATAAATAATATAAGATGGATTGGAAGAGACTTAAAGTTAAGAGTTTTTTATAATTCAAAGTTAAAACTATCAGATGAAGTAAATGCAAATATATTATCAATTATTGCTTGTGGAATATCAGGAGAAAATTTAGCTTTTGACAATCTAAATCTAGTTTATACAGAATTACAAGGAACTTTATACTATGCTATAAAAGATTTACCTAATGAAGTTTTCTCACCTGTAGATTTAAGAGAATTTTCTGATATAGTAGTAAGTTCTATAGATGTATATACTTTAAATCATAAATTATTTATTGAAAGTTTTTTAGAATGGAATAAAACTAAATATAAATGGCAAGATAACTCAATTATTGCAGATTTTGGAAAAGATGGTGAATTGAAAATAGATTTTGAAAAAGAAGGAGATAAATTAGTATTTAAAGAATTAAATTTTAATGAGGTGAAATAA
- a CDS encoding TonB-dependent receptor — translation MKKSLLLIFIIANFSVFSEQIVELPESNIKSDYIEINKMKNTKNVIVLEKKDIQEKGYKDLSSVLDDIPSINVGKTGWGEIDIRGQGEGNSAKNLQVLVDGAPITTLVNHPLQTNYNVVPLENIERIEVIPGGGSIIYGSGTAGGVINITTNLKRLSKPINLAEVSIGTKGEKYSLAFGHKLTDKITLQLSYLRDNKDLYFKDTYRNSDYFTAGLNYQISDNQNLSLRYSKLFEKGQFVRTLNYKKFMKEKKNYVPKDRKITLGLDKNGHKIEKIISGYANADRKFESVNLSYNLNPTKNTKYLVDAFYNKGNFSNTNLGNQVMYHHTYGFKNKFDIEYAKNTSFEGSSLLLGFDLYKQDAKLEYDDYKTLNYRKKTYVVNPLSFKYNKKTMAFYLLNTLRYGNFESSQGIRRDYTYWGFDKKAAKNKGNEVSHRHNTNYELSLGYNYSDTGKIYARYERGFTSPDGLEITDDFSKYDIKATRGEDEIYDLYEIGWREYLGFSTVNLTAFYSKTDNEMSRNYILDPDLGFGRKTINILKTKRKGIELSLSQKLGKLELKESYAYLKGKREYNGREREFVNPGSYIDWSNSGLQKVPKHSLTLEATYQFTPRFSSSIRYSYSGKYSNFSDIKAKEEEGFISSYSITDLSLNYHHENGITIYGGINNLFDKLYFEYVGSRMYTVMPADGRTFYMGIKYKF, via the coding sequence ATGAAAAAAAGTTTATTATTAATTTTTATCATTGCAAATTTTTCAGTATTTTCAGAACAAATAGTTGAATTACCTGAAAGTAATATCAAATCAGATTATATTGAAATTAACAAGATGAAAAACACTAAAAATGTTATTGTTCTTGAAAAAAAAGATATTCAGGAAAAAGGGTACAAAGATTTATCTTCTGTTTTAGACGATATTCCAAGTATAAATGTTGGAAAAACAGGTTGGGGAGAGATTGATATTAGAGGGCAAGGTGAAGGAAATTCTGCAAAAAATTTACAAGTTTTAGTTGATGGGGCACCTATAACAACTTTAGTTAATCATCCATTACAAACTAATTATAATGTTGTTCCATTAGAAAATATAGAAAGAATAGAAGTTATTCCTGGAGGGGGGTCTATTATTTATGGTTCTGGTACTGCTGGAGGAGTTATAAATATTACTACTAATTTAAAAAGACTTTCAAAACCAATAAATTTAGCTGAAGTTTCTATTGGAACAAAAGGTGAAAAATATAGTTTAGCTTTTGGTCATAAATTAACAGATAAAATCACTTTACAACTTTCATATTTAAGAGATAATAAAGATTTATACTTTAAAGATACATACAGAAACAGTGATTACTTTACTGCTGGATTAAATTACCAAATAAGTGATAATCAAAATTTATCACTTAGATATAGTAAATTATTTGAAAAAGGACAATTTGTAAGAACACTTAACTATAAAAAATTTATGAAAGAAAAAAAGAATTATGTCCCTAAAGATAGGAAAATTACACTGGGATTAGATAAAAATGGACATAAAATTGAAAAAATAATAAGTGGCTATGCAAATGCTGATAGAAAATTTGAAAGCGTTAATTTAAGTTACAATTTAAACCCTACAAAAAATACTAAATATTTAGTTGATGCTTTTTATAATAAAGGCAATTTTTCTAATACAAATCTTGGAAATCAAGTAATGTATCATCATACTTATGGTTTTAAAAATAAATTTGATATTGAATATGCAAAAAATACCTCTTTTGAAGGTAGCAGTTTATTATTAGGATTTGATCTTTATAAACAAGATGCTAAATTAGAATATGATGACTATAAAACTTTAAACTATAGGAAGAAAACTTATGTTGTAAACCCACTTTCTTTTAAATATAATAAAAAAACTATGGCATTTTATTTATTAAATACTCTAAGATATGGTAATTTTGAAAGTTCTCAAGGTATTAGAAGAGATTACACTTACTGGGGATTTGATAAAAAAGCAGCTAAAAATAAAGGAAATGAGGTTAGTCATCGTCACAACACAAATTATGAATTAAGTTTAGGATATAATTATAGTGATACTGGAAAAATTTATGCTAGATATGAAAGAGGATTTACTTCACCAGATGGGCTTGAAATAACAGATGATTTTTCAAAATATGATATAAAAGCAACTAGAGGTGAAGATGAAATTTATGATTTATATGAGATTGGTTGGAGAGAATATTTAGGCTTTTCAACTGTTAATTTGACTGCCTTTTATTCAAAAACAGATAATGAAATGAGTAGAAACTATATATTAGATCCAGATTTAGGTTTTGGAAGAAAAACAATAAATATTTTAAAAACTAAAAGAAAAGGTATAGAATTGAGTTTAAGTCAAAAATTAGGAAAATTAGAATTAAAAGAAAGTTATGCATATTTAAAAGGAAAAAGAGAATATAATGGAAGAGAAAGAGAATTTGTAAATCCAGGAAGCTATATAGATTGGAGTAATTCAGGACTTCAAAAAGTTCCAAAACACTCTTTAACTTTAGAAGCAACATATCAATTTACACCAAGATTTTCTTCTAGCATTCGTTATAGTTATAGTGGAAAATATAGTAATTTCAGTGACATAAAAGCCAAAGAAGAGGAAGGATTTATAAGTTCTTATTCAATTACTGATTTATCTCTTAACTATCATCATGAAAATGGTATTACTATATATGGAGGAATTAACAATCTATTTGATAAATTATATTTTGAATATGTTGGTTCAAGAATGTATACTGTTATGCCTGCTGATGGAAGAACATTTTATATGGGAATAAAATATAAATTTTAA
- a CDS encoding Dabb family protein yields MLNHIVMWKIKEDVEDKEKVKLDIKNGLEGLFGKIKELREIRVERFMETTSTHDIALFVKVDNEETLKNYAINPLHVDVIKNYIKPYVYDRVCIDFFE; encoded by the coding sequence ATGTTAAATCATATAGTTATGTGGAAAATAAAAGAAGATGTTGAAGATAAAGAGAAGGTTAAACTAGATATCAAAAATGGTTTAGAAGGACTGTTTGGTAAAATTAAAGAATTAAGAGAAATTAGAGTTGAAAGATTTATGGAGACTACAAGTACTCATGATATTGCATTATTTGTTAAGGTTGATAATGAAGAAACATTAAAAAATTATGCAATAAATCCTTTACATGTTGATGTAATAAAAAATTACATTAAACCTTATGTCTATGATAGAGTGTGTATAGATTTTTTTGAATAA